ACACCGGTCCGTCCGCTCGCGGGTGTGGGGCGACTCGCGGTACGGCGAGTACGACAAGTGCAGCTGCTACGCCGAGTACGACGTACACGACGAACATCAGCCGGTACGCCGTAGCTGTGCCGAACGAGAGCGCGACGGCTCCGAGGCCGGCGCCCGCGGTGACGCCGATGTTGGTCATCGAACGCAGGTACGCGCGCGCGGCGACCCGTTCGGCGCCTTGCGTGACACCGGCGATCAGCGCGAACCGGACCGCGTTCGAACCGCGATCCAGCACCGTCACCGCGGACGCGACCAGGATGAACTGCCAGAACGATCCGATCACCAGATACAGCAGGGCGAGCAGGGACAACAGCAGGCTGAGTACGACGAACAGCGTCCGCGGGCCGCGCCGGTCGGCGAGATGCCCGAACGGGATACTCGCCAGCAAGCCGAACAGCCCAGCCACGGTCAGCCCGAGCCCGACCTGTGCGATGGACAGTCCGACGATGCGGGTGAAGTACAGCACGCTGATCGTCATCAGCAGACCGTTGCCGACCCGACTCAGCAAAGTAGCCAACGCCAACGGCCGCAACGGCCCCACAGCAGGCATCAGACCAGGCACCGCCCCATCATCATCCACCTGCGACCAAGTCGCAACAAGACAGCAAGCCAGGCTGACATCAGCGGCGCAGGCGCGAGGTCCTGGCGGACGAGGGGCTGGCGCGAGGTCCCGGGAGACAAGCGAGGGCACCGGTGTGAGATCCCGGCCGGCGTGCGGCGGCGGGGCGAGCACTTGGTGGACGTGCGGCTGCGGACACCGGGCTGCGAGCGGGCGTGCTTGGGGGTGGGGGTGGGAGTCGGGTAGTGCTGGTCGGGGGCGTGCTCAGTCGCGGGCGAGTACACGGTGGGCGGTTTCGCGGAGTTCGTCCATCAGGTCCACGCCGGAGTCGAGCATCGTACGCAGCTTGGCCGGGTCCTGGGCGCCGAACATGTGCGCGATCGTCACCTCGTGGTCCGGGCGGCTGACGATACGAACCGGGTCACCGGCAGCGATCGATCCGGTCCGAAGCACCTTCAGGTACGCCCCGGGCCGCCCGGCTTGGTGGAAACGTTTGACCCAGCGCGGTTCCTGCATCCGGTGCTGGAAAGTGATGCACGGGATCCGCGGCGCCCGAACCATCACCTCGACCTCGTCGCCGATCGCCCACACCTCACCGAGCAACGCGCCGTTCACGTCGACGCCTTGGGTCCGGAGGTTCTCGCCGAACAACCCGGTCGGGATGTCACGACCGAGTTGCGCGGCCCACCAGTTGGCGTCCTCCTCGGCGTACGCGTAGAGCGCGAGGTCCGGTCCACCGTGGTTCTTGGTGTCACACACCCGGTCACCGGCGAGACCAAGCACCCCAACCTGGACCCGCCCGTCCTGCGGCCGCTTGTCAATCGCGGTGAACCCGGTCTCCTTGGGCCCCGGGATCAACTCCTCCACGACATTAACCGTCAACAACCGCATACCAACATCCTCCCTCCACCGCCGACCCCAAGCCACCGATTAACCCGACGCCGACAAACCAGCCGCCAATCCACCGCAGTCGCAGTGCGGAGAACAGGTGCAGTGCGAGAGCAGTTGCGGTGCGGAGAGCAGTTGCGGTGCGGGGAGCAGTTGTGGTGCGGAGAGTGCTGAGCCGCCCGGGTCGTACCCAATGGCACCGCCCATCGCGGCGGTGTGTATGCGGTCAGCGGGGTTTTAGTGGGAGGAGGGCGACGATTGCGAGGGTGCAGGTGGTGGCGGTGGCTCCGAGCCAGGCGGCGGTGGTGAAGCCGGACTCGGTCGGGAAAGTGCCGGTGGTGTGGGCGGCGAGGATCAGGCCGCCCAGGGCGCTACCGGTGGAGAAGCCGACGCTGCGGACGACCGCGTTCACGCTCATCGCGCTGGCAGTCTCCGCGGCCGGCGTGACCGCGAGAATCACCGCGGGCATCGCCGCCGAGAACGCACCAACACCAAGACCAAGAACCCCGATCGCGACAACTGGCAGTACCAGCCGCGACCGGGCAACCGCGAAGAGCACGAACGCCGCCAGCACCACCGCCGTACTTGCCCCAAGCAACAACCGCGCCCCGACCCGCTCCCGCCACCCCGGCACCAACCGCCCAGCCACGAATCCAAGAACCGAGAACGGAACCAGCACCAAACCAGCTTCAAAGGTGGTCAGCCCAAACCCGTACCCGGCTGCCGTCGGCGTCTGCACATAGCGAGTGATCAAGCTGAACAGCAGGTACATGCCAACGCCACCGACCAGCATCACTACGTTGGCAGCGGCAACAGCAGGATGACGGAGCAGCCGTACGTCGACTAGCGGCTGCTCGGTACGTGCCTCGAGAACCGCCCAGCCGAACAGCACCAGGAGTGCGGCAACCAGGATCACCACGGCCAGTCCAGCGTGCTGCTGCCACAGGCGGGTCTCCCCGATGACCAGTAGCAGTGCAGGTAGAGCGATCGCCAGCAAGACGGCGCCGCGTACGTCAAAACGGGCGGCTGTGGCTGTTGGGGCGACACCGCGTTGTGTGGTTGTGTTCGGAGCGTGTGGGAGCAGGAAAACGGCTGCTACGAAGGCGGACACTGTTACGACCAGACCGAGCCCGTACGCGGCGCGTACGCCGAACTGGTCGGCGAGGATGCCTGACAACGGATAGCCGATGCCGATGCCTGCGGTGGAGGCGACCGAGAGTAGAGCGATCGTCCGTGCCGCGCGCTGTTCGTCCAGGTGATCACGGGCGACAGCCATCATCAGTACGACCAAGCCGAGTCCTGAGCCCTGCGCCGCGCGGCCGAGCAGCAGGTACGCGAACGGCAACGGGATCACGGTGAGCAGACTGCCGACGACCTCAACGCCCAGGACCGTCAGCACCACGATCCGCCGCCGCGGCCCCGATCCGAGCCGCCCAAGCACCGGAGTCGCCACCGAGCCGGCCAGCAAGGCGATCGTCAGAGTCCACTGCGAGGCGGCAAGCGAGACTCGGTACGCCTCGGCGACCGCCGTGATCAACGGCGCCCCCAGACTCCCGATCACCGCACTCGCCAACCCGACGTACAACAAGAACCAAACCAGCCCCCGCCCCGAACCCCTCATCCCCAACCGCCACCCAACCACCAACCCCGCACCGGTCCTTCGCGCCAGCAAGCCAACACAACCCCCGCCGATTGATCGCGGGTGCTGCGATGCAGAGGTGGCACCGCCCTCGTTGGTTGGATGTGAGCGCGGGTGTCGTGACGGCGAGGCAGCGTCACCCTCGCCGGCTGCTCCCGCACCAGGTGGCGGCGACGCGGCAGCGCCCTCGCCGGTTGGTTGCGGGTGTAGCGACTGCGGGGCGGGGGTGTTCTCGTTGGTTGGTTGTGGGTGGGGTTTGGGGGTGGGGTGTTCATTGGTTGGTTTTGGTGGTGATGTGGGTGAAGAGGCCTGGGTTGATCAGGGTTCTGGCTTGGTGGGACCAGGGCTCGTCGACTTGGGCGAGGTCCAGGGCGGCGTTGGTGTTGAGAAGCATGCCGAACGCCAGGAACGCCTTGATCGTCACCGGGTCGAGGCCGGCGGTGTGGGCGACCGTCTGCCAGAGCCGGGCGAAGCTGGCCCGGACCGCGTCGCGGACCTCGCCGTCACCCGCGGCGGCCGCGGCCGTGCCCTGGAGCTGAAGCAGCAGCGTGGTGCGGTCGGACAGCATGTCGTAGTACTCCTGCCCCATCGCGGCCAGCGCCTCGATCCCCCGCACTCCGCCGGCCGACCTCAGCAGCGCCGTCGCCATCCGCCCGAACGCGGCATCCACGCACGCGAGGAACAACTGCTTCTTCGTCCCGAACAAGCGGAACACGTACGCCTGCGTGATCCCCGCGCGCCGCGCGATCGTCTCCGTCGAAGCGCCGTACAGCCCCGCGATCGCGAACTCCTCCTCGGCGATCCCGAGCACCTGCGCCCGCCGCTCCTGCCGAGTCATCCGCACCGATGCCATACATACAAGTTAGTAGTTACTACTCACTAACTACAAACAACTTCTCGGACATCACATTGCCGCTTCTGTGTTTACGTATGTATATTTACAGTCGTAAACACAGATCAGGAGGGGCGAGAATGACCGAGAGTTACAGTCGGCGCCGGATGCTCACTACCAGTGCTGCCGTTGGTGTCGCGGCCGCGGCGGCCGGGGCTGCTGCCGGGGCGGCGTTCGCGCAGGGCGGTGACGCGCCGCCGCCGTTCGAGGCGTCGGCGCGACGGCGGTTCGAGAACAAGGTCGTGCTGATCACCGGCGCGACGAGCGGGATCGGCCGGGCCGCCGCGCTGCTGTTCGCGGCCGAAGGCGGGAAGGTCGGGTTCTGCGGCCGGCGTGAAGAGCTCGGCCGGAAGGTCGAGGCCGAGATCCGGGCAGCCGGCGGCGAGGCGACGTACCTGCGGGCCGATGTCCGCGTCGAGGACGACGTGCGTAAGTTCGTCGACGGCGTCGCGGCGAAGTACGGCGGACTCGATGTCTGCTTCAACAACGCCGGGATCAGCGTGCAGCGACCACTGCACGAGTACACGACGGCGGAGTGGGACGACGTCACCAATACCAACCTGCGCGGGAACTTCCTCGCGCTGAAGTACGAGGTGCCGCAGCTGCTGAAGCGTGGCGGCGGGACGGTCGTCGTCACCTCGTCGTCCAACGCGATCGCGACCACTGAGAAGAAGGCCGCGTACACGGCGACCAAACGTGGTCTGGTCGGGATGGTCCAGTCGGCGGCGCATGACTACGCGGCGCAGGGGATCCGGATCAACACGCTGATCCCCGGGACCACGAACACTGATTTCGTACGCCGGTTGGCCGGCATGATGAACGTTCCGGACGCGGTTTGGAATGCGATGGCTGCCAACTTCGGGAAGACGCACGTACCCGGTCTGCAGCGGATGGCGACCCCGAACGAGATCGCGACGTTCGCACTGGCGCTGGCGTCCGACGACTTCCCGTACCTCACCGCCTCCCAACTGGTCATCGACGGCGGCAAGACCGCTTACGCGGGTTGAACCAGCCGTAGCAGGGCGAGGCGTTGGTGGTGCGGGTTGGATCGGCTGGTGCTGGTCAGGTGGGTTGGGGCAGGAGTTGCCGGACGAGGCGGGTTACATAGCGGGGCTCGTTCGGTAGGTCGAACCAAGGCATGGCGATGGTCAGCTGTGCTCGGCCGTGCAGGGCGAGCCACAGCTCGACAGATGTCTCGCGTACCTCGTCAGTTGAAGCCGCAGGTAGTACGGCGCCGACGGCGTCGACCAGCGGCTCGAACGCGGCCCAGCCGATCTCTACCAGTTCAGGCGCCGGCGTACTCGGGGCGTCGGTACGGCGGTGCGCATGGAACATCACCGCGTACTGTCCGACGTGCTCCCGTGCGTACGCGAGATAGGCGAGTGCCAGCGCCCGGACTCGATCCGACGGGTCCGGGATGTCAGCCGCGGCAGTAGTCAGTGTGTCGCGGAGCTCGGTGAAGAAGCGCTTCTTGACTGCTCGCAGCAACTCCGGCAGGTCGGTGAAGTGCAAGTAGAGCGCTGTCGGGCTGACTCCGGTGGCTGAGGTGACCGTGCGTACGGACAGGCTGTCTAGGTCGTGTGTCTTGAGCAGCTCGGCTGTCGTATCCACCAGAGCCGCACGCAGATCCTCCCCCGACCCACGAGGACTCCGGGCACGACGATTGGCGACAGTCACAGCACCAAGTTTAGTCCCGGACCACGTCAGCCCGAGCCGCGTTCAGTCCTGGGCCGCGTTCAGTCCTGGGCCCTGTTCAGTTCTGGATTGCTTTGACGATGGCGATGTTGCGGGTGAGCCAGTCTTGCGGAAGGGACTCGTCGGTGCCGGCGTCCTCCAGCGTCCAGAGCACGTTCAGCATCTGCCGGACGATCACCCAGTCGCGGGCCCGGTCCTCGTCGAAGCCGGCCGCGTCGACCGTGGTCCAGAACCGCTGCCGGACCACGAACCGTAGATCGTGCGCGGCCGTCATCTCGTCCCAGCGGTTCCAGATCAGGGGTGCGACCTCGAAGTGCGGGTCGCCGGACAGCGGTTTCGGGTCGATCACCAGCCACGGCTCGCGTTCGGCGGCCAGCATGTTCTCGTAGTGCAGGTCGGTGTGGATCAGCCGTCCGTCGGTCGCCGGATCGGCGATGAAGTCCTCGGACAAGGAGATCGCCTGTTCCACATACCGATGCGGCACCGGCGCCGAGGCAGGCAGTTTGCGGAACCGTTCGACCCAGCGCTGCAGCTCCCCCGACAGCGTACGGAACTGGGGACCCGCCTCGACATGCAACCGCTTGTAGGTCGCGCCAACGAGCTCGCAAGCGTCCAGGGCGTCGATCGTGGTCAGGTCCCGCGACTCCAAACGCTCCAGCAGCAGCGCGAACCGCCGCGGGTCCGCACGTAACAGCTGCACCGCACCGTTGCCGCCCCACATCCGCAGAGCAAGATGTTCGGTCTCGGCTTCCCAGTGCGGGAACTGCACCTTCAGTACGGCGCGCTGCCCATCGCCCGTCAGCACCGGTACGACCAGTGCACAGTTCCCGTACGCCGGTGAGCCGTCGACGCGCAACTCCCACTCGCCGAGCAGATCGCGCGTCAGGCGGGGCAGCCGCTCGATCCAGTCCGCCCAGTCCGGCCCGCGCGATGCCACGACAAGCAGCCCGGCCGGCACCTCAACCGGTCCACCGTCGGCCGGCACTACTTCTTGCCTGCCTTCTCCCCGGTGTCCGAGGTGCGGAGCGCGGCGATGAAGGCCTCCTGCGGGACCTCCACCCGGCCGACCATCTTCATCCGCTTCTTGCCTTCCTTCTGCTTCTCCAGCAGCTTCCGCTTCCGGGTGATGTCACCGCCGTAGCACTTGGCCAGGACGTCCTTGCGGATCGCGCGGATGGTCTCGCGGGCGATCACCCGGGACCCGATCGCGGCCTGGATCGGCACCTCGAACTGCTGCCGCGGGATCAGTTCCTTCAGCTTGCCGGCCAGCGCCACCCCGTACCCGTACGCGCTGTCGCGGTGCACGATCGCGGAGAACGCGTCCACCGTCTCGCCATGCAGCAGGATGTCGACCTTGACCAGCTGCGCCGCCTGCTCGCCGGTGGGCTCGTAGTCGAGCGACGCGTACCCCTTGGTCTTCGACTTGAGCTGGTCGAAGAAGTCGAACACGATCTCGGCCAGCGGCAGCGTGTACCGCAGCTCGACACGGTCCTCGGACAGGTAGTCCATGCCCTGCAGCTGACCGCGTTTGGTCTGGCAGAGCTCCATGATCGCGCCGATGTAGTCGCTCGGGCTCAGAATCGTCGCCTTCACGATCGGCTCGAACACCTCGTCGACCTTGCCGTCCGGGAACTCGCTCGGGTTGGTGACGACATGCTCGGTGCCGTCCTCCATCACCAGCCGGTACACCACGTTCGGCGCGGTCGAGATCAGGTCCAGGTTGAACTCGCGCTCGAGCCGCTCGCGGACGATCTCCATGTGCAGCAGCCCGAGGAAGCCACAACGGAAGCCGAAGCCGAGCGCGCCAGAGGTCTCCGGCTCGTACTGCAGGGCGGCGTCGTTGAGCTGCAGCTTGTCCAGTGCGTCGCGCAGCGTCGGGTAGTCGTCGCCGTCGATCGGGTACAGACCGGCGTACACCATCGGCTGCGGGTGCTTGTAGCCGCCGAGCGCCTCGGTCGCGCCGTGCACGTTGGAGGTAACGGTGTCACCGACCCGCGACTGCCGGACGTCCTTCACGCCGGTGATCAGGTAGCCGACCTCGCCGACGCTGATGCTCGGCGTCTTGCTCGGCTCCGGCGAGATCACGCCGACCTCGAGCATCTCGTGGACGGCACCGGTCGACATCATCTTGATCCGGTCCCGGTGGGTCAGCTCGCCGTCGACCACTCGCACGTACGTGACCACGCCCCGGTAGGTGTCGTACACCGAGTCGAAGATCAGCGCCCGCGGCGGCGCGTCCTTGACGCCCTTCGGCGGCTCGATCTGCGCGACGATCTCGCTCAGCAGCTCCTCGACGCCCGCACCCGTCTTCGCGGACACCCGGAGCACGTCGGACGGGCTGCAGCCGATGATGTTCGCGAGCTCCTCGGAGTACTTCTCCGGCTGTGCGCTCGGCAGGTCGATCTTGTTCAGCACCGGAACGATGTGCAGGTCGGCACTGAGCGCCAGGTACAGGTTGGCGAGCGTCTGCGCCTCGATCCCCTGCGCGGCGTCGACCAGCAGCACGGCGCCCTCGCACGCCTCCAGCGACCGCGACACCTCGTAGGTGAAGTCGACGTGGCCGGGCGTGTCGATCATGTTCAGGATGTACGTGGTGCCGTCCGGGGCGAGCAGGCCTCCCGGCGTGTCGGGACCGGGCGTGAACGGGAGCCGGACCGCCTGCGACTTGATCGTGATGCCGCGCTCACGCTCGATGTCCATCCGGTCCAGGTACTGCGCCCGCATCGAGCGGTCGTCGACCACCCCGGTGATCTGCAGCATCCGGTCGGCCAGCGTCGACTTGCCGTGGTCGATGTGGGCGATGATGCAGAAGTTCCGGATCAGCGACGGGTCGGTACGACCCGGCTGCGGCACGTTCGTGGGAACAGCGGGCACGGAGGGGATCCAGTTCGTCTCGGGTGATATCCGGTCAATCATCCCATGCGGGTCCAGCGGATTCGAAAATCAGTGGCGCCGGGCCGCTAGCGTGGTTTGGCATGGCGCATGCTGCTGGGGTCCGGTTGCCGTACGAGAAGCTGCCCGCTGCCCTCCGGGCGTGGGTGGAGCGCGTACTCGGCGCTGCCGTGATCTCCGCCACCACCCAGCAGGGCGGCTTCTCCCCCGGCGTGGCCGCCCGCCTGGTGACCACCAGCGGCCGCCGTGCCTTCGTGAAGGCCGTCGGCGCTTCGCTCAACCCGAAGACGCCCGAGCTGTTCCGGCGCGAGATCACCGCGATGCGGGGCATCGGGCCGCTGCCGGTAGTACCTGTGCTCTACGACGTGTACGACGACGGCGACTGGGTCGGGATGCTCTTCGAGGACATCGACGGCCGACTGCCCGCGCACCCGTGGGTACAGTCCGAGGCTGACCGGGTCCTGGAGGCGGTAGCGGAGCTGACCGACGCCCTGGACCCGTCGCCCTGGCCGGATGCACCTGTGGTCGCGGTGCGGAGCCGTGAGTTCCTGAGCCGGTGGGAGAACGTGCTGGCCGACCAGCTCGCCGTACCCGACTGGATGGCCGGCCGGGTGGAGGAGTTCGTGGCTCTGGCGCGTACTGGGCTCCAGGCGCAGGCGGAGGGCAAGGCGCTGGCGCACTACGACCTGCGCGCGGACAACGTCATCCTGACCGACGACCGGGTGGTGTTCATCGACTGGGCGCACCCAGGACTGGCCGCGCGCTGGACGGACACGGTGATCCTGCACGCGGACATGCGCGAGTCGGTCACCCTGCCGGAGCTACCGGGTGACGAGGCGATCACAGGCTTCATCGCGGCGATCGCCGGCGGTCTGTGGTGGGGCTCCGCTCAGCCTGCGCCACCCGGTCTGCCGACCATCCGTACGTGGCAGCGCCAGTCTGCTCTGACTCATCTGGACTGGGTCCGCGAGAGACTGTCC
The genomic region above belongs to Kribbella solani and contains:
- a CDS encoding MOSC domain-containing protein translates to MRLLTVNVVEELIPGPKETGFTAIDKRPQDGRVQVGVLGLAGDRVCDTKNHGGPDLALYAYAEEDANWWAAQLGRDIPTGLFGENLRTQGVDVNGALLGEVWAIGDEVEVMVRAPRIPCITFQHRMQEPRWVKRFHQAGRPGAYLKVLRTGSIAAGDPVRIVSRPDHEVTIAHMFGAQDPAKLRTMLDSGVDLMDELRETAHRVLARD
- a CDS encoding MFS transporter; this translates as MRGSGRGLVWFLLYVGLASAVIGSLGAPLITAVAEAYRVSLAASQWTLTIALLAGSVATPVLGRLGSGPRRRIVVLTVLGVEVVGSLLTVIPLPFAYLLLGRAAQGSGLGLVVLMMAVARDHLDEQRAARTIALLSVASTAGIGIGYPLSGILADQFGVRAAYGLGLVVTVSAFVAAVFLLPHAPNTTTQRGVAPTATAARFDVRGAVLLAIALPALLLVIGETRLWQQHAGLAVVILVAALLVLFGWAVLEARTEQPLVDVRLLRHPAVAAANVVMLVGGVGMYLLFSLITRYVQTPTAAGYGFGLTTFEAGLVLVPFSVLGFVAGRLVPGWRERVGARLLLGASTAVVLAAFVLFAVARSRLVLPVVAIGVLGLGVGAFSAAMPAVILAVTPAAETASAMSVNAVVRSVGFSTGSALGGLILAAHTTGTFPTESGFTTAAWLGATATTCTLAIVALLPLKPR
- a CDS encoding TetR/AcrR family transcriptional regulator — encoded protein: MASVRMTRQERRAQVLGIAEEEFAIAGLYGASTETIARRAGITQAYVFRLFGTKKQLFLACVDAAFGRMATALLRSAGGVRGIEALAAMGQEYYDMLSDRTTLLLQLQGTAAAAAGDGEVRDAVRASFARLWQTVAHTAGLDPVTIKAFLAFGMLLNTNAALDLAQVDEPWSHQARTLINPGLFTHITTKTNQ
- a CDS encoding SDR family NAD(P)-dependent oxidoreductase; protein product: MTESYSRRRMLTTSAAVGVAAAAAGAAAGAAFAQGGDAPPPFEASARRRFENKVVLITGATSGIGRAAALLFAAEGGKVGFCGRREELGRKVEAEIRAAGGEATYLRADVRVEDDVRKFVDGVAAKYGGLDVCFNNAGISVQRPLHEYTTAEWDDVTNTNLRGNFLALKYEVPQLLKRGGGTVVVTSSSNAIATTEKKAAYTATKRGLVGMVQSAAHDYAAQGIRINTLIPGTTNTDFVRRLAGMMNVPDAVWNAMAANFGKTHVPGLQRMATPNEIATFALALASDDFPYLTASQLVIDGGKTAYAG
- a CDS encoding WHG domain-containing protein, translated to MDTTAELLKTHDLDSLSVRTVTSATGVSPTALYLHFTDLPELLRAVKKRFFTELRDTLTTAAADIPDPSDRVRALALAYLAYAREHVGQYAVMFHAHRRTDAPSTPAPELVEIGWAAFEPLVDAVGAVLPAASTDEVRETSVELWLALHGRAQLTIAMPWFDLPNEPRYVTRLVRQLLPQPT
- a CDS encoding aminoglycoside phosphotransferase family protein, whose product is MPADGGPVEVPAGLLVVASRGPDWADWIERLPRLTRDLLGEWELRVDGSPAYGNCALVVPVLTGDGQRAVLKVQFPHWEAETEHLALRMWGGNGAVQLLRADPRRFALLLERLESRDLTTIDALDACELVGATYKRLHVEAGPQFRTLSGELQRWVERFRKLPASAPVPHRYVEQAISLSEDFIADPATDGRLIHTDLHYENMLAAEREPWLVIDPKPLSGDPHFEVAPLIWNRWDEMTAAHDLRFVVRQRFWTTVDAAGFDEDRARDWVIVRQMLNVLWTLEDAGTDESLPQDWLTRNIAIVKAIQN
- the lepA gene encoding translation elongation factor 4, with amino-acid sequence MPAVPTNVPQPGRTDPSLIRNFCIIAHIDHGKSTLADRMLQITGVVDDRSMRAQYLDRMDIERERGITIKSQAVRLPFTPGPDTPGGLLAPDGTTYILNMIDTPGHVDFTYEVSRSLEACEGAVLLVDAAQGIEAQTLANLYLALSADLHIVPVLNKIDLPSAQPEKYSEELANIIGCSPSDVLRVSAKTGAGVEELLSEIVAQIEPPKGVKDAPPRALIFDSVYDTYRGVVTYVRVVDGELTHRDRIKMMSTGAVHEMLEVGVISPEPSKTPSISVGEVGYLITGVKDVRQSRVGDTVTSNVHGATEALGGYKHPQPMVYAGLYPIDGDDYPTLRDALDKLQLNDAALQYEPETSGALGFGFRCGFLGLLHMEIVRERLEREFNLDLISTAPNVVYRLVMEDGTEHVVTNPSEFPDGKVDEVFEPIVKATILSPSDYIGAIMELCQTKRGQLQGMDYLSEDRVELRYTLPLAEIVFDFFDQLKSKTKGYASLDYEPTGEQAAQLVKVDILLHGETVDAFSAIVHRDSAYGYGVALAGKLKELIPRQQFEVPIQAAIGSRVIARETIRAIRKDVLAKCYGGDITRKRKLLEKQKEGKKRMKMVGRVEVPQEAFIAALRTSDTGEKAGKK
- a CDS encoding aminoglycoside phosphotransferase family protein — its product is MAHAAGVRLPYEKLPAALRAWVERVLGAAVISATTQQGGFSPGVAARLVTTSGRRAFVKAVGASLNPKTPELFRREITAMRGIGPLPVVPVLYDVYDDGDWVGMLFEDIDGRLPAHPWVQSEADRVLEAVAELTDALDPSPWPDAPVVAVRSREFLSRWENVLADQLAVPDWMAGRVEEFVALARTGLQAQAEGKALAHYDLRADNVILTDDRVVFIDWAHPGLAARWTDTVILHADMRESVTLPELPGDEAITGFIAAIAGGLWWGSAQPAPPGLPTIRTWQRQSALTHLDWVRERLS